ACATTGACGTTGGCAATGGTAACATCAAATTGTGTGTAAtttccatcatcttctgggTCAGAGTATTCGATAAGGTGCGCCTGTCGGCCAGCAGCTGCCACCGCAGCAGCATCCGAAGAGCCCTTGCTCACAGAAGACTTGACCTGTCCTGGACGGCGAGAGACAAACACATTTCGAAATGCGATCACTCCATTTTTCCATTTGGGAACAATTGCTGACTCAAAGACAACCGTAACGCCAGCAGATTGCGTCAAGTAATCGCCAACCCACTTCGCAAGAGTTTCTAGATATAAGTATTAGCGCTTCCACCAGACGTAGAGAATTGGCAAGCCGCTTACCTTGTGCAAAGACGGTgttgatggagaagatgagaagagaaaagaaagttGTGGTCCCAACAAGAATCCACACAATGTGCCCCAACATGAACCAAGAGACGAATGCTCCCCATTCATCGGCATTCCATGGGCGCATGCTTCTGATGGACATCCATTTAAATCGAACTTTGAGTCTCTCCCAGAATCCGTTTGCGGCGGCCAGAAGCTCCTCCTTTGCTGGTCGATGTGGTAACGTTGGCAAGTGGAGGTACTTAGATACCGAAGATGCTATCGATTCATTATCACCTTCACTATTCGGTTGCCCTGGGACctcttgctgctgttgactTGACTCGGGCCGCTTCCTCTCCGGCGACGTGGAAGATCCCCTTGCTATCGCGTGTTCTTTTGCAGGCTTTTTTTCATTCGAGTAGCTGCACTGCTGTTGTTGCGGTAGCTTTATCGAGGTTCGCACCAGTCCGCCATGGTGGTAGCTACGAGTTGGCACTTTATAATACGGCTTCAATAGCCCGGTCGAACGGAGAATGCGCTTCGTAGAGCAAGATGACATGAAGTGCGGAATTGTTACTGTTTGAATAGGGCGTACGTGCCACCATGCCGGAGGGTTTAGACATGTTGATGTCGACAGCGGTTGTTGACCTAGTCTCTGAAGGGACAGCCGTCGAAAGAAACCAGCTACAGGAGCTGCGGTGTACTGTGACCAAAGACGGCTTCCCAGCAGCCGCGATGAAAAGGCCTTAGACATGCTTCCGGATCATGGCGCCTATGAGGAATGAATTCAAGGCGTTGGGTGTCAAACTTTGGTTCGATCGCCCTCGCCCAGATTGAATGGGCTACAGGAGGCGGGCTGATACTATGACGAGAAGAACCAATGTTGCTCCAGATGCATAAAAGTCGTTTATGACGCGCCGAGAGAGCTGGGTACGTACCGGAACTGCCGCCAAGGTCTGACCAATAGATACGCCACGATAAGCCACCACAAATTTTTGTGAAGATCCCAGCGATCGCAAAAGTCGGCGGTGGGTAACTTTGCTTTTACGCCGCTAACCAAGTTCTTCATCGTGCTTTCACACCATCCAGACTCACCAAAGAAAAATCCCATCATACGTAAGACTGACGCATTAGAGCACCTTGAGGATATTGAAATACAATATCACTCAGATTATATTCGAGTGCAATCACCATGCCTGCCCCTACAGCCTTAAAAAAGGCTGAGGAGACCCCGCTCCAAGCTGTGGCGGCCTCGTCTCAAACGCAAGGTACTTCGAGTTTCTTTATATTTGATAATGTCATATATTCTCTCGCAGTTAGCTAACTATTTTTGACAAGATAACGGGGGCGGGTTTCTGCTCGGGGAGCCAGATGCTATGCCAGTAGATGCAGACGCCGCACCAACAGCAGatgaacaagaagatgatTCAATGGCCATCGATGAGGAGGGTCGACCTCGATTTGCTCCATCCAGGGATATTGTAAGAATGCCAATTATAAGATACAGCGGATTTATAATGGGAATTAACTTATCTATCTCTAGGATCCCGTGACAAGAGTTGAAACTCGAAAGATCCCGGTGCCGCCGCATCGAATGACGCCGCTAAAACAAGCATGGCCGTCTATTTACCCTCCTCTAGTTGAACACCTGAAACTACAATGTCGAATGAATATTAAACGCAAGACGGTCGAATTGAGGACTTCGCAGCACACAACCGATTCTGGGGCGCTACAAAAAGGCGAGGACTTTGTGAAGGCTTTCACCCTTGGCTTCGACGTTGACGACGCTGTTGCTTTGCTTAGATTGGATGATCTCTATATCGAAACTTTCGAGATCAAAGACGTCAGGATCATGCACGGTGACAGCCAAGCACGTGCGATTGGCCGCATTGCTGGCAAGGATGGAAAAACTAAATTCGCAATTGAGAACGCCAGCAGAACTCGAATTGTACTGGCCGACTCTAAAATTCACATTCTGGGCGGATTCAAGAATATCCACATGGCACGAGAGTCGGTCGTGAGTTTGATTCTTGGCAAGCCACCAGGCAAGGTGTACGGAAACCTAAGAACCGTTGCTGCAAGGATGAAGGAGAGGTTTTAACGGCCTGGGGATCAAGAGATGATAGCTTTGGTACATAATGGCGTTTGGTTAAGCATGCATTTACAATTGATGATAATCTCAAAGAAAAGATTTGTCACACGGATGATAGCATCGGAGATAAACACGATATGCAATGGGCCAGGCGTAAGTTGCTTGAGTAACAGGCATGACACATATAACAGCTGGCAAATATGTCAACTGTGGCACAAACGTACCTGGAAATTTTGTGAAGattacccgttggcaactaagtgggCTAGGAAAAAACACTTATTAGTCGCTGATAGGTACATTTGTCACCACGAAGTGTACCATAAGACCCGGCCAGTCAGCTGCGAATGTCTTATTAGTTACCCGTTTGACAAATTTGACAACAGTATCAGGGTGCGGTTCTTCATTGGTTCAAATTGTAGCCGAATAGTAGGATACATTGAACCTCTGCATAATTCCCTGATGTCGCAAGTAAACCCTTATCAGGTACTGGTGAAACGCAGAGTCCTTTTTCCCTGTGCCTCATGCCCGCCCTGCGCACGATGCACTTGTTGTCTTGCCCCTCGCCTTTCAGccccctcttcttttctaGTTGACTGCATGTGTTGCCCCTCTCTCTCTGGGCTGTTGGATACTGCCCCACCTGCAACTGGGATCCAATTATTACACAAGTTGGCCGCAGCAACCTTCCTGGATCCAGTCGTCCCGCCCGAACACGCAGCTCAAAAACCTCATGTCACACTTAACCTCAACAAATACCCTCCTGCAAAGCTTTCTCCAAGCCATTCGAGAAAACCACTCGAAAATTGCCATTACCCCTCCTGAATTGGTACGTATTCCAACATCTGAGCTTTACTTAGTCTCTCTTTGTTGTCACCCTTATCTCTGCACATCTACGC
The Metarhizium brunneum chromosome 7, complete sequence genome window above contains:
- the PNO1 gene encoding Pre-rRNA-processing protein PNO1 gives rise to the protein MPAPTALKKAEETPLQAVAASSQTQDNGGGFLLGEPDAMPVDADAAPTADEQEDDSMAIDEEGRPRFAPSRDIDPVTRVETRKIPVPPHRMTPLKQAWPSIYPPLVEHLKLQCRMNIKRKTVELRTSQHTTDSGALQKGEDFVKAFTLGFDVDDAVALLRLDDLYIETFEIKDVRIMHGDSQARAIGRIAGKDGKTKFAIENASRTRIVLADSKIHILGGFKNIHMARESVVSLILGKPPGKVYGNLRTVAARMKERF